A single window of Granulicella mallensis MP5ACTX8 DNA harbors:
- a CDS encoding glycosyltransferase family 4 protein translates to MSSAGFYGAENVVAVLCSQLRAAGHHANIALFDSSNLPTSDLERLKTVSGHVPADLLFKGRFDIRALMRLARYLRSERVDILHTHGYKADIYGFIVAKLSGCAIVATCHNWTNRTDSLQSYAKYDRLILRWFNAVVAVSENVASIVDDSGVSKSNIRLIYNGIETKTYQACAPGTESGVPVIGVLSRLSEEKGVDVLVRALPSILKDYGRVHCIIAGDGPDRTSLVQLGIELGVDQHVQYLGFCANVPALLGRCTIVAHPSRIDGMPIAVLEAMAAGAPIAASAVGSIPYLLDHGHAGVLVPSEDPAALAEALIHLLKNPELRRDLGERARARAIAEFDAAVMTQKYIELYRTLLPGQRLRPTEVVADQPAWWVQ, encoded by the coding sequence ATGTCGAGTGCAGGCTTCTACGGAGCCGAGAACGTAGTAGCGGTTCTTTGCTCACAACTCCGGGCCGCGGGACACCACGCGAACATTGCGCTTTTCGATAGCAGCAATCTACCAACCTCGGACCTGGAGAGGCTGAAGACTGTGTCCGGTCACGTTCCTGCAGACCTACTATTTAAAGGACGTTTCGACATCCGTGCCCTCATGCGCCTAGCGAGATATCTCCGTTCCGAACGGGTGGATATTCTGCACACTCACGGCTATAAGGCGGACATCTACGGCTTCATCGTGGCGAAGCTTAGCGGTTGCGCAATTGTGGCGACCTGCCACAATTGGACGAACCGAACAGACTCTCTGCAGTCCTATGCAAAATATGATCGCCTCATACTGCGCTGGTTCAACGCCGTGGTTGCGGTTTCAGAAAATGTCGCGTCGATTGTCGATGACAGCGGCGTGTCGAAATCAAATATTCGGCTCATCTATAACGGCATCGAAACGAAGACATATCAAGCTTGCGCTCCCGGGACCGAATCCGGCGTGCCAGTCATTGGTGTGCTATCACGGCTGTCTGAAGAGAAGGGCGTCGACGTCCTCGTCCGCGCTCTTCCATCGATCTTGAAAGACTATGGAAGAGTTCATTGCATCATTGCCGGAGACGGTCCGGATCGCACATCACTCGTCCAGCTCGGCATTGAACTAGGTGTCGACCAACACGTTCAATATCTTGGTTTCTGTGCGAATGTACCGGCTCTTCTTGGTCGTTGCACCATCGTCGCTCATCCTTCACGCATCGACGGAATGCCCATCGCCGTCCTGGAAGCGATGGCAGCTGGCGCGCCGATTGCCGCCTCCGCTGTAGGAAGCATCCCCTATCTACTTGATCATGGGCACGCCGGAGTTCTTGTCCCGAGCGAAGATCCCGCAGCTCTTGCCGAAGCGCTCATTCATCTGCTGAAAAACCCCGAACTACGTCGAGATCTGGGAGAAAGAGCACGTGCGCGCGCCATCGCTGAGTTCGATGCCGCAGTCATGACTCAGAAATACATTGAACTCTATAGAACACTTCTTCCAGGACAACGGCTTCGGCCAACCGAAGTAGTGGCAGATCAACCTGCCTGGTGGGTCCAATGA
- a CDS encoding polysaccharide biosynthesis/export family protein has product MKVQRNDLGKAAALLALYLLCHAVGAQSPRVEAPGSHAMASGSKATASSNASTSPLTVVDLPIVESYKIGCGDVLNISVWKEHDLSPTVTVRPDGKISMPLVGEMTVTGLTPNDIEQLLRTRLASIVVDPRVTVTVAEIHSRMVYITGEVARPGAYPLNSPLNVLQLIAQAGGLTQFAARKKITVIAPNSAGSGVRLDYNKLIHSPNSSQAMWLTPGTTVVVP; this is encoded by the coding sequence ATGAAGGTCCAGAGAAATGACTTGGGTAAAGCCGCAGCGCTACTCGCACTCTATCTCCTGTGCCACGCTGTCGGCGCACAGTCTCCTCGAGTTGAAGCACCCGGATCGCATGCAATGGCCAGCGGCAGCAAGGCTACCGCAAGTTCAAACGCATCTACCTCACCCCTCACCGTCGTAGATCTCCCCATCGTAGAGTCCTACAAGATTGGCTGTGGAGACGTATTAAATATCTCGGTTTGGAAAGAGCACGACCTTAGTCCTACGGTGACAGTTCGCCCTGATGGAAAGATCTCGATGCCTCTGGTCGGCGAGATGACCGTGACCGGACTAACACCCAACGATATTGAGCAACTGTTACGGACACGCCTCGCTAGCATCGTGGTAGATCCGAGAGTTACAGTCACGGTCGCGGAGATTCACAGCCGGATGGTCTACATCACCGGCGAGGTAGCACGCCCAGGGGCCTACCCTCTCAACTCACCTCTGAATGTATTGCAGCTTATTGCGCAGGCTGGGGGGCTCACCCAATTTGCGGCTCGTAAAAAAATCACGGTCATTGCACCCAACTCAGCGGGGTCCGGCGTGAGGCTTGACTACAACAAGCTCATTCATTCGCCTAACTCCAGCCAGGCCATGTGGCTTACACCGGGAACGACGGTGGTTGTTCCATGA
- a CDS encoding CpsD/CapB family tyrosine-protein kinase, with amino-acid sequence MITLNLREYQTIEPHLMIASASNGDAGSPHKHQNAVVDRPASDQSDAINWLNMVPKLERLPQKHRTTIAFESGADSRACEQFRLMQHRLVTARPAGGVVLITSPSAEDGKSLNCQNLAWALAEAGHKTLLLDLDLRRPSLLAALGGVCPQSIEQVLKGEVTPEAAIRSVGDLPLYIIGLDKAVSKPVPLLRAPELSNLLKWAQKNFQWVLLDAPPVLPVADVEQLLPSADLVLMVVRERVTRRAAVQRAAEMLGEHLSSLIFNDVTMSIAAGYGANYDRGYR; translated from the coding sequence ATGATCACTCTCAACCTCAGGGAGTATCAAACCATTGAACCGCATCTGATGATCGCATCGGCGTCGAACGGAGACGCGGGATCGCCCCACAAACATCAGAACGCAGTAGTTGATCGCCCTGCCAGCGATCAGTCCGATGCGATCAACTGGCTGAACATGGTTCCGAAGCTGGAACGCTTGCCGCAAAAGCACAGGACAACTATCGCCTTCGAGTCCGGCGCAGACAGTCGCGCATGTGAACAGTTTCGCCTCATGCAGCATCGCCTTGTTACTGCACGGCCGGCTGGCGGTGTCGTGCTGATTACGAGTCCTAGTGCTGAAGATGGCAAGAGTCTTAACTGTCAAAATCTGGCGTGGGCACTTGCGGAGGCCGGGCACAAAACTCTTCTGTTGGATCTCGATCTACGACGTCCCTCACTGCTGGCTGCTTTAGGCGGTGTCTGTCCACAGAGTATCGAGCAGGTGCTTAAGGGAGAGGTCACGCCCGAAGCAGCGATTCGGTCAGTTGGCGATCTGCCTCTGTACATTATTGGTCTCGATAAGGCGGTATCTAAACCAGTTCCGCTCTTGAGAGCACCGGAACTATCGAATTTATTGAAGTGGGCCCAGAAGAACTTTCAATGGGTTCTCCTGGATGCGCCGCCCGTTCTCCCCGTTGCAGACGTTGAACAGTTGCTTCCAAGCGCAGATCTCGTACTTATGGTTGTTCGCGAACGTGTCACTCGACGGGCAGCGGTGCAACGTGCTGCTGAAATGCTCGGCGAACATCTCAGCTCTTTAATCTTCAACGATGTCACCATGTCCATCGCCGCTGGCTACGGAGCTAACTACGACCGCGGCTACAGATAA
- a CDS encoding GumC family protein yields MRNSSPPLEVGVARWIEVMRRNLLLASIVALGVFGIATVVIAKLPNVYRAETRILVNPQRISDKYVSSTVSMGPAERLNTLSQQILSTSRLEAITTELNLYPKERQELGRDRVIDLMRNHITIDLKQSSDGPSAFTISYTGGSAQEVATVTNRLAASFIDWNLRDREQEAQGTTLFLEKELATSKSELDALEERLRVYKVQHLGQLPNELDANLQTLSRLQVQLQANSDAQNRLDQQALLSRSGSYDASGEQGENPQAGLRSQLVARDVQAHRDLAELRSHYTSAHPDVISKEAEVASLDTQLTQTPASVSSRTRRSGSVASPADAQEASIHHSRDRLAAEQHQIESSINNYQFRVNGVPIREQEISQLLRDYDTAKEHYRSLLEKTYTAQMSMELERGQEGGSFTLLDPAQVPDAPIGPNRPVLYSMFLVASLVAGLLVIILRERLDSTVKSDGELHDILPHIPVLGLIPRISKTIVNHSPAQPTLRRAL; encoded by the coding sequence ATGAGAAATTCTAGTCCTCCCCTCGAAGTAGGGGTAGCGCGATGGATTGAAGTGATGCGGCGGAATCTGCTTCTCGCCTCTATCGTTGCACTTGGAGTCTTCGGCATCGCGACTGTGGTCATCGCAAAACTTCCAAACGTCTACCGCGCGGAGACCCGCATCCTGGTCAACCCTCAGCGCATTTCAGATAAGTATGTAAGCTCGACTGTTTCGATGGGTCCTGCCGAGCGCCTCAATACGCTTAGTCAGCAAATCCTCAGCACGTCACGGCTCGAAGCCATAACGACCGAGTTGAATCTCTATCCCAAAGAGCGGCAGGAGTTAGGGCGCGATCGGGTGATAGATCTGATGCGGAACCACATCACCATCGACCTGAAACAAAGCTCTGACGGTCCAAGCGCCTTCACGATCTCATACACAGGTGGCTCCGCTCAGGAGGTTGCCACCGTCACCAATCGTCTCGCCGCATCTTTCATCGATTGGAATCTTCGCGACCGGGAGCAGGAGGCCCAGGGCACAACGTTGTTTTTGGAAAAAGAGTTAGCAACCAGCAAATCCGAGTTGGACGCCCTCGAAGAGCGGCTAAGGGTCTACAAGGTGCAGCACCTCGGCCAGCTTCCCAACGAACTCGACGCCAATCTGCAGACGCTCTCACGTTTACAAGTTCAGCTCCAGGCAAACTCCGACGCTCAAAATCGGCTTGACCAGCAAGCTCTACTGTCCAGATCCGGCTCGTATGATGCTTCGGGCGAACAAGGCGAAAATCCGCAGGCCGGGCTCCGTAGTCAGCTCGTCGCACGTGACGTGCAGGCTCATCGTGACCTTGCCGAGTTGCGTTCCCACTACACATCGGCTCACCCGGACGTCATTAGCAAAGAAGCGGAAGTGGCTTCGCTGGACACCCAACTGACACAAACTCCAGCGTCGGTATCGAGCAGAACCAGGCGCTCTGGCTCCGTTGCCTCTCCCGCCGATGCGCAGGAAGCCTCAATCCATCACAGTAGGGATCGACTCGCTGCCGAGCAGCACCAGATAGAGTCATCGATCAATAACTATCAATTTCGAGTCAACGGTGTTCCAATCCGCGAGCAAGAGATCTCACAACTGCTTCGGGACTACGATACCGCGAAAGAGCACTACCGTTCCCTGCTCGAAAAGACATACACGGCTCAAATGTCTATGGAACTGGAGCGTGGCCAGGAGGGCGGCAGCTTCACATTGCTCGATCCTGCGCAGGTACCAGATGCGCCGATTGGACCGAATCGTCCTGTCTTGTATTCGATGTTCCTTGTCGCATCCCTTGTGGCTGGCCTTTTGGTGATCATTCTTCGCGAGCGGCTGGATAGCACCGTCAAGTCCGACGGAGAACTTCATGACATCTTGCCGCACATCCCGGTATTGGGGCTTATTCCTCGTATCTCCAAAACCATTGTCAACCACTCCCCAGCGCAACCAACTCTTCGGAGGGCCTTATGA
- a CDS encoding glycosyltransferase family 4 protein codes for MTTSSIVEDATNVTEQPPRLRVWLIDAFCYTPWYTAELSWALRNTGVNLKLICTPHLKEPAFFAQQDITLDPACEQVSRWFRKTPSIIRRAARNADVWRTMQRLIRELNAGDQAKPDIIHLQQTPLLNRGICLDFKLLEAAKKAGVPVLHTVHNVLPHDSGDHLRNIYGQLYNGVDHLICHDITAAHRLNEEFSVPLKKISVIGHGPLFAPAHAPKEWEIHNARRLLNLPENASIVLWQGIHAPYKGVDVLLEAWKLALAQGLQDVVPSPLLLIAGSGPKDFEATIRLAAQHLGGTVRADLRYIETRELPLYYTAADILAYPYRAITTSGALLTGLTYAKPIIASRLPAFEGYLDDRENAILVEPGNAEQLGMAILCLLKSHAAANIGNVGSEAACYLQLKSAALKNTSRYISWGQIGNDTVAVYQRCVASSRR; via the coding sequence ATGACCACCTCATCCATCGTCGAAGACGCCACAAACGTCACTGAACAGCCACCTCGCTTACGCGTTTGGCTGATAGACGCCTTCTGCTATACACCTTGGTATACCGCTGAACTGTCTTGGGCATTGAGAAACACCGGAGTAAACCTAAAGCTCATCTGCACCCCCCACCTGAAGGAACCTGCATTTTTCGCACAGCAGGACATCACGCTCGACCCTGCGTGCGAACAAGTATCCAGGTGGTTCCGAAAGACTCCTTCGATCATTCGAAGGGCGGCTCGTAACGCCGACGTATGGCGGACGATGCAACGGCTCATCAGAGAGTTGAACGCAGGAGATCAGGCAAAACCTGACATCATCCACCTGCAGCAGACTCCTCTCCTCAATCGAGGCATCTGTCTGGACTTCAAGCTATTAGAAGCCGCGAAAAAGGCTGGTGTCCCGGTATTGCATACTGTTCACAATGTGTTGCCCCATGATAGCGGGGACCATCTGCGCAACATCTACGGACAACTCTACAACGGTGTAGATCATTTGATCTGCCATGACATCACGGCAGCACACCGCTTGAACGAGGAGTTTTCGGTTCCGCTGAAGAAGATCTCCGTGATCGGCCATGGGCCTCTCTTCGCCCCTGCTCATGCCCCTAAGGAGTGGGAGATCCACAATGCACGCCGGCTATTGAATCTGCCCGAGAATGCATCCATCGTTTTGTGGCAAGGCATACACGCACCCTATAAAGGCGTAGACGTGCTTCTTGAGGCCTGGAAGCTCGCCCTGGCCCAGGGTCTCCAAGACGTCGTGCCTTCCCCACTCCTTCTGATTGCTGGCTCCGGGCCGAAAGACTTCGAGGCCACTATCCGTCTGGCCGCCCAGCATCTTGGAGGCACCGTTAGAGCCGACCTGCGCTATATCGAAACTCGTGAATTGCCTCTGTACTACACAGCCGCCGACATACTGGCTTATCCGTATCGAGCGATCACTACAAGCGGAGCCTTGCTCACCGGCCTGACCTACGCCAAACCAATCATCGCCTCTCGATTGCCAGCGTTTGAAGGCTATCTTGATGACCGGGAAAATGCCATCCTTGTCGAGCCCGGCAACGCCGAACAGCTTGGAATGGCAATTCTATGTCTTCTCAAAAGCCATGCCGCAGCAAACATTGGGAATGTCGGAAGTGAGGCTGCCTGCTACTTACAGCTAAAATCCGCTGCTCTCAAAAACACATCCAGATACATAAGCTGGGGCCAGATTGGAAATGACACAGTAGCCGTCTATCAACGCTGTGTTGCATCTTCCCGCAGATAG
- a CDS encoding FAD-dependent oxidoreductase yields the protein MSHSETRASHIVIVGSGFTGMVCALDLLKAGYRVTLLEAGREPGGLTSGQNFGDFTWDRFYHCILTSDASLLSLLDELGLSNKLRWTATEVGFFSHGKLYKLTSPLDLLHFPLLSLLDKLRLGLGTLYISHLSNGRKLEEIPLGPWTQRIFGKKVYTEMWEPLFRCKLGEMRHSASAAFLWGTIRRLYSTRENGPQKQEKLGYVAGGYTTVFKNLYASITARGGEIMTSTPVTSVASLANGSGQSGRVRITSANKQIDCDGAIITAPNRAILGFLQTDDVTYTENLSRVQYLGLICVVLVLKKPLSEFYVTNITEESPFTGIIEMTNLISTVDETAGHHLVYLPRYTQFDDPLFSADEDSVWATFEPALKHMHPSLEDADISRRFVFRERSVQPVPTLGYSRIAPPAATPLAGVYVANTAQIINNTLNNNAMTEIAHAASRRLMQDIPPTLPATANSSQADSILVTLSEQQIAFAGGGRS from the coding sequence ATGAGCCATTCAGAGACCAGGGCATCGCATATCGTTATCGTTGGCTCGGGATTTACCGGGATGGTCTGTGCCTTGGACCTGCTCAAAGCCGGCTACCGCGTTACGCTGCTTGAGGCTGGCCGTGAACCCGGGGGATTGACATCCGGCCAGAACTTCGGTGACTTCACATGGGATCGGTTTTATCACTGCATCCTGACTTCGGATGCTTCCCTGCTATCTCTCCTTGACGAGCTTGGCTTGAGCAACAAACTTCGCTGGACTGCAACCGAAGTTGGCTTCTTTTCACACGGCAAACTGTACAAACTCACAAGTCCCCTGGACCTCCTCCACTTCCCTCTTTTGTCCCTGCTAGATAAGCTCCGGCTCGGACTTGGGACGTTGTATATCTCGCATCTGAGCAATGGGAGGAAGCTCGAGGAGATCCCGCTCGGCCCCTGGACTCAGCGAATATTCGGCAAGAAAGTCTATACAGAGATGTGGGAGCCCCTGTTCCGGTGCAAGCTGGGCGAAATGCGCCATTCCGCTTCTGCAGCCTTTCTCTGGGGAACGATCCGCAGGCTCTACTCGACTCGCGAAAACGGTCCACAGAAACAGGAAAAACTCGGCTACGTCGCCGGCGGCTACACTACAGTCTTCAAAAATCTCTACGCCAGCATCACGGCTCGCGGTGGCGAGATCATGACCTCGACCCCAGTGACATCCGTCGCGTCTCTGGCGAACGGCTCCGGCCAATCCGGCCGCGTCAGAATCACCTCTGCGAATAAACAAATTGACTGTGACGGAGCCATCATCACAGCGCCTAACCGCGCCATTCTTGGCTTCCTCCAGACCGACGATGTCACCTACACCGAGAATCTCTCCCGTGTGCAATATCTCGGATTGATCTGTGTTGTGCTGGTACTCAAGAAGCCTCTCAGCGAGTTCTATGTAACCAATATCACCGAGGAGAGCCCTTTTACAGGCATCATCGAGATGACGAACCTTATCTCGACGGTGGACGAAACCGCTGGGCATCATCTCGTATACCTGCCTCGCTACACCCAATTTGATGACCCTCTTTTCAGCGCTGACGAGGACTCCGTATGGGCCACCTTTGAGCCTGCACTCAAACACATGCATCCCTCGCTCGAGGATGCCGACATCAGCAGGCGCTTTGTGTTCAGAGAGCGCTCCGTCCAGCCAGTACCGACCCTCGGATACTCCCGAATAGCACCACCGGCCGCAACTCCACTGGCAGGTGTTTACGTGGCAAACACGGCGCAAATCATCAATAACACCCTGAATAACAATGCCATGACGGAAATCGCTCATGCAGCATCCCGGCGCTTGATGCAGGATATCCCGCCTACTCTGCCAGCCACCGCCAACAGTTCCCAGGCAGACTCGATTCTCGTAACCCTTTCAGAACAACAGATCGCCTTCGCAGGAGGTGGGCGCTCATGA
- a CDS encoding DMT family transporter: protein MTTSSKAALIPWLSLVGSIVIGAGAQVSLKYGTNSRKNATGTLSRYLSPWVGLWAAGFVAATILWLIALAHLDLSYAYPMLGLSYVLVTGMAAFILKEPISRLHWVAVLMIGAGAACIARSGL from the coding sequence ATGACAACATCCAGTAAGGCAGCCCTCATTCCCTGGCTGTCATTGGTCGGCAGCATTGTGATCGGCGCCGGCGCCCAGGTTTCGCTAAAATACGGCACCAACTCGCGCAAAAACGCGACAGGCACTCTGTCGCGGTACCTATCTCCATGGGTTGGGTTGTGGGCGGCAGGTTTCGTGGCCGCGACCATACTTTGGCTGATCGCCCTCGCTCATCTCGATCTCTCCTATGCCTATCCGATGCTAGGCCTTAGCTACGTCCTTGTGACGGGAATGGCCGCTTTCATCCTCAAAGAGCCCATATCGCGCTTGCATTGGGTTGCCGTTCTTATGATCGGTGCCGGCGCAGCCTGCATAGCAAGGAGCGGACTTTAA
- a CDS encoding polysaccharide deacetylase family protein, protein MSSDVYEMTPDAFSRQLEVAKAEAQRTGTHLEVTFDDAHRSQVTLAVPILEKHGILGHFFAPAAWVGARQETASWRELRDLVAAEHRVGSHGNTHTLLTQCSPQDLLSELVDSRRCLEDKLGNAVDTISMPGGRWNTAVCAACIGAGYKELYVSEPVLGLHPIPSALSESIALVGRLVVRRTMADQTVANYVAHHWATNAKLLAESAVKRLLKYSIGEARYQALWAAILRSPHQTT, encoded by the coding sequence GTGTCTTCCGATGTCTACGAGATGACACCGGATGCCTTCTCCAGACAGCTTGAGGTCGCAAAGGCTGAGGCGCAGCGGACAGGGACGCATTTGGAAGTCACCTTCGATGACGCCCATCGCTCGCAAGTGACGCTGGCGGTTCCCATACTGGAGAAACATGGGATATTGGGACACTTTTTCGCACCTGCCGCCTGGGTAGGTGCGCGCCAGGAAACGGCCAGTTGGAGAGAACTACGGGATCTCGTTGCTGCTGAACATCGCGTCGGTTCCCACGGAAACACCCATACGTTGCTCACCCAATGCTCTCCGCAGGATCTCTTGTCGGAGCTTGTAGATTCACGCCGTTGTCTCGAAGATAAGCTAGGCAACGCCGTCGATACGATCTCTATGCCAGGCGGTCGATGGAATACGGCGGTCTGCGCAGCCTGCATCGGAGCTGGCTATAAAGAGCTCTATGTTTCGGAGCCAGTCCTCGGGCTTCATCCAATTCCCTCAGCCCTCAGTGAAAGCATCGCTCTTGTCGGCCGCCTGGTTGTCCGCCGAACCATGGCAGATCAAACTGTAGCCAACTACGTGGCTCACCACTGGGCTACAAACGCCAAACTGCTTGCAGAATCCGCAGTAAAAAGGCTCCTCAAGTATTCGATAGGCGAAGCCCGATATCAAGCCCTCTGGGCAGCGATCCTCCGGTCGCCACATCAAACGACTTAA